In Methanococcus voltae, the sequence AATTAAAAAATAACAATATTGACATTAAAAATGATTTTGAAACTGGAAATGTGATTATTTCATATGATTTTGAAATAATGGGAAGCGATGACGTTATTGAAAAAGACGGAGAATTAGGGATATATCCACCAGTTTCTGGCGGTTAAGTTAGTTAAAATAATTAGTTAAAATAGATAGTTAAAATAAATACGGTGAAATTATGACTACAATTTCCAAATCCAAATGTGGAAAATGTGGAAACGCATTTAATGATGATAAATTATACTTTCAAAAGCATTCTGGAGTTAAATTCTGCGAAGAATGTTTTATAAAAGATACAAAAAGAAAAATAAGAAAAAATCTCGGTAAAGATATTTTAAAAAATCATATTACAATCGCTGTTGGAATTAGTGGGGGTAAAGATAGTTTAGTAATGGCCTATGTATTAAACGAATTCTTTAAACAAATTCCTAATTCCAAAATCATTGGTATTATGGTTAATGAAGGTATCGAAGGATTTAGAAATGACGGAATTGAAAAAGGAATAAAATTCTGTGAAAAATTCGGTATTGAGTACCATATTGCTACATTTTCAGAATACATCGGCGCAAATCTTGATGAAATTGTAAATATTGCGAAAGAAAAAAATATGACTATGAATCCGTGCTCTTTTTGCGGTGTGATTAGACGTAAAATATTAAATAGAGTTGCAATTGAAAAAAAATGCGATTATTTGGCAATTGGTCATAATTTAGACGATATTTCTCAAGCTGTGATGATGAACTATATTGAGGGTGATATTAAAAAACTCGCAATATTGGGCAAATCATCAAATAGTGATAAGTTTGTTAAACGAATAAAGCCTCTTTCAAAGATTCCCGAAAATGAAGTCAAATTATTTGCAGATATTCTTAAAATGGACTATCACAAAGCGCCTTGTCCGTACTCTTGCTTATCATATCGTTCAGAAGTCTCTGACATTATAGATATGCTCGAAGAAAAGCACGCTGGAACTATGTACTCTATTGTAGCAGGCTACGAGAGACTTCTTGAACATTTGGAAGTTCCTGGAGATATAACGTTATGTGAAAAATGTGGTGAACCGTCTGCTTTAAAAATTTGTAAAGTATGTAGTTTTTTAAAAGATTTGGGATTGGAAAAAAACTCTAAATTTTAAATAAACTATTTTTTAGTTTTATTATTTTATATTTTATATTTTATATTTTATATTTTATTATTTTATAGTTTATTATTTTATAGTTTATTATTTTATTATTTTTTAAAAAAGTAAAAAAGAAATTTGTATTTATCTTATAATTTATTATTTTATTATAGTTTAATAATTAGTTTGTCATTGATTGAATAGGTGCTGGTATTCTACCGC encodes:
- a CDS encoding MoaD/ThiS family protein — translated: MTLNLKVKFFASCKEKFGNEIDLKIEKSKLTVEELVLELKNNNIDIKNDFETGNVIISYDFEIMGSDDVIEKDGELGIYPPVSGG
- a CDS encoding TIGR00269 family protein; protein product: MTTISKSKCGKCGNAFNDDKLYFQKHSGVKFCEECFIKDTKRKIRKNLGKDILKNHITIAVGISGGKDSLVMAYVLNEFFKQIPNSKIIGIMVNEGIEGFRNDGIEKGIKFCEKFGIEYHIATFSEYIGANLDEIVNIAKEKNMTMNPCSFCGVIRRKILNRVAIEKKCDYLAIGHNLDDISQAVMMNYIEGDIKKLAILGKSSNSDKFVKRIKPLSKIPENEVKLFADILKMDYHKAPCPYSCLSYRSEVSDIIDMLEEKHAGTMYSIVAGYERLLEHLEVPGDITLCEKCGEPSALKICKVCSFLKDLGLEKNSKF